In Synechococcales cyanobacterium T60_A2020_003, a single window of DNA contains:
- a CDS encoding cytochrome P450, producing the protein MKTLESPKRLPALQRLQWILDPVGYLECTHQRYPDLFRSPGIGFGDDIVIVSHPQAIQYILMNDRKLFHASGELNLILEPLIGDASVIAIEGDRHKQRRQLIMPSFHGDRLSIYGETICKLTQSIFDAIPPGETFSARTITQQVSLQIIFDIVFGLSEGEKSQQIKTLLTAMADRFSSPLASALLFFKSLQKNWGPRSPWGYFLQLREQLDHLIYAELQDRRTHPDDSRTDILSLMMAARDEEGQPMTDKELRDEIMTLLFAGHETTATAMAWALYWLHRCPEVKTKLLAELDSLDGETDPMTIAKQPYLTAVCQETLRRNPVAMLTFPRVAQEPVEILGYQFEAGTIFMGCMYLTLQRDDLYPNPKAFRPERFLEKKYSPYEFIPFGNGARRCVGEALALYEMKLAIATAMMNYQMELADSRSEVPRRRGVTLAPSRGVSLRMIGKRSKPESGAIASDAMVF; encoded by the coding sequence ATGAAAACGCTGGAATCCCCCAAACGCTTGCCTGCCCTCCAACGCTTGCAGTGGATTCTCGATCCCGTGGGCTACTTGGAATGTACCCATCAACGCTACCCAGACCTGTTTAGAAGTCCTGGCATTGGCTTTGGCGATGATATTGTGATCGTCAGCCATCCCCAAGCGATACAGTATATTTTGATGAACGATCGCAAGCTGTTTCATGCCTCTGGAGAGTTAAATCTAATCCTAGAACCCCTGATTGGGGATGCCTCTGTGATTGCGATTGAGGGCGATCGCCACAAGCAGCGACGCCAGCTTATCATGCCCTCCTTCCATGGCGATCGCCTGTCGATCTATGGTGAAACGATCTGTAAACTCACCCAATCTATCTTTGACGCGATTCCCCCCGGAGAGACCTTTTCAGCCCGTACCATTACCCAACAAGTCTCTCTTCAAATCATCTTTGATATTGTGTTTGGTCTATCAGAAGGCGAAAAAAGCCAGCAGATCAAAACTCTATTGACTGCAATGGCCGATCGCTTTAGCTCACCGTTGGCTTCGGCACTCCTATTTTTCAAGTCCTTGCAAAAGAACTGGGGGCCGCGCAGTCCGTGGGGCTATTTTTTGCAGCTTCGCGAGCAGCTTGATCATCTGATCTACGCCGAACTTCAAGACCGTCGCACCCATCCCGATGACAGCCGCACCGATATTCTGTCGCTGATGATGGCGGCACGGGACGAGGAAGGACAACCCATGACCGACAAAGAACTGCGGGATGAGATCATGACGCTGCTCTTTGCAGGACATGAAACAACAGCAACAGCGATGGCTTGGGCACTCTACTGGCTCCATCGCTGCCCAGAGGTTAAAACAAAACTGCTCGCAGAACTGGATAGTCTGGATGGGGAAACCGATCCTATGACGATTGCCAAACAGCCCTACTTGACTGCCGTATGCCAAGAGACTCTGCGCCGGAATCCCGTAGCGATGCTGACGTTCCCCCGGGTGGCTCAAGAACCTGTGGAGATTCTGGGCTACCAGTTTGAGGCAGGCACGATCTTCATGGGCTGCATGTACCTGACCCTTCAACGTGACGATCTCTATCCCAATCCCAAAGCCTTCCGCCCCGAACGCTTTTTGGAAAAGAAATATTCTCCCTATGAGTTCATCCCTTTTGGGAATGGCGCACGCCGCTGTGTAGGGGAGGCGTTGGCCCTCTACGAAATGAAGCTGGCGATCGCCACGGCCATGATGAACTATCAAATGGAGTTGGCGGATTCGCGGTCTGAGGTCCCCCGTCGTCGTGGCGTGACCCTAGCCCCCTCCAGAGGCGTCTCCCTGCGGATGATCGGCAAACGCTCTAAACCAGAAAGCGGGGCGATCGCCTCTGATGCTATGGTTTTCTAG